A single genomic interval of halophilic archaeon DL31 harbors:
- a CDS encoding DNA mismatch repair protein mutS (SMART: DNA mismatch repair protein MutS, C-terminal; DNA mismatch repair protein MutS, core~TIGRFAM: DNA mismatch repair protein MutS, type 1~KEGG: hvo:HVO_0552 DNA mismatch repair protein MutS~HAMAP: DNA mismatch repair protein MutS, type 1~PFAM: DNA mismatch repair protein MutS, C-terminal; DNA mismatch repair protein MutS, core; DNA mismatch repair protein MutS-like, N-terminal; DNA mismatch repair protein MutS, connector; DNA mismatch repair protein MutS, clamp) has protein sequence MSQSIVEEFLALKDETEADLLLMQCGDFYEFFADDAEIVADELDLTVSQKSSHGSSYPMAGVPLSELTPYLTALVERGYRVAVADQFDAEDGSKYRELTRLASPGTLLETTDDDAQYLTAVVTVDGGYGLAFADITTGRFLVTAVEDADAAHAELYRFAPTELLPGPELRNDDAFLNRLRERLDATHTLRPAEEFGPARTRHRLREQFGEETLASIGLDDGDSPAVGAAGAVLAYVEETGAGVSAAMSRLQHYQPSDHLNLDATTQRNLELVETMQGGASGSLFDTVDATASSPGRRLLREWLTRPRRDREELSRRHDAVGALASAALVREQLRETLSAVYDLERLASKATSGSADAGDLLSVKQTLATLPALEEAIADTPLADSPLAAVLARPNREAAAGLRAELESALREDPPKTVTQGGIFRAGYDAELDDLVERHEALEGYFDSLADREKQEHALSHVSVDRNTTDGYYIQVGRSVADQVPEQYRHVKTLKNSKRFVTDELEEKEREIMRVEESRGDLEYELFQDLRERVAADAELLQDVGRAVAEVDALASLAHHAANNDWTRPELTDGDTLRIEAGRHPVVETTTEFVPNDLYLDRDRRFLIVTGPNMSGKSTYMRQAALITLLAQAGSFVPASSAEIGLVDGIYTRVGALDELAQGRSTFMVEMQELSNILHSATEDSLVILDEVGRGTATYDGISIAWAATEYLHNEVRAKTLFATHYHELTTLADHLDGVANVHIAVDGDPDAERDVTFLRTVRDGPTDRSYGIHVADLAGVPRPVVDRADDVLDKLREEKAIEARGPGNAGGASKQAVFDLSSGSFASGAGKTDSTAEPAADGRGSSNSPATETEPEPAIDDETEAVLAELDETDITALSPVELMARVEEWQSRLE, from the coding sequence ATGAGTCAGAGCATCGTCGAGGAGTTCCTCGCCCTCAAAGACGAGACAGAAGCCGACCTCCTCCTGATGCAGTGTGGGGACTTCTATGAGTTCTTCGCCGACGACGCCGAAATCGTGGCCGACGAACTCGACCTCACCGTCTCCCAGAAATCCTCTCACGGTTCTTCCTACCCGATGGCGGGCGTCCCGCTCTCGGAACTCACACCGTATCTGACCGCACTCGTCGAGCGCGGCTACCGCGTCGCCGTCGCCGACCAGTTCGATGCCGAGGACGGCTCCAAGTACCGCGAGCTCACGCGGCTGGCCTCGCCGGGCACGCTGCTGGAGACCACCGACGACGACGCCCAGTATCTCACCGCCGTGGTGACCGTCGACGGCGGCTACGGCCTCGCCTTCGCGGACATCACCACTGGGCGCTTCCTCGTGACCGCCGTCGAGGACGCCGACGCCGCCCACGCCGAACTCTACCGCTTCGCGCCGACTGAACTTCTCCCCGGCCCAGAACTGCGCAACGACGACGCGTTCCTGAACCGCCTGCGCGAGCGCCTCGACGCCACGCACACGCTGCGACCGGCCGAGGAGTTCGGGCCCGCCCGCACACGCCATCGCCTGCGCGAGCAGTTCGGCGAGGAGACGCTCGCGAGCATCGGGCTGGACGACGGCGACTCGCCCGCGGTCGGCGCTGCAGGGGCGGTGCTGGCCTACGTTGAGGAGACCGGCGCCGGCGTCTCAGCGGCGATGAGCCGGCTCCAGCATTACCAGCCCAGCGACCACCTCAACCTCGACGCGACCACCCAACGCAACCTGGAGTTGGTGGAGACGATGCAGGGCGGCGCGAGTGGCTCGCTGTTCGACACCGTCGACGCAACGGCGAGTTCGCCCGGCAGACGGCTGCTCCGGGAGTGGCTCACCCGCCCCCGACGCGACCGCGAGGAGCTGAGCCGGCGCCACGACGCCGTGGGGGCGCTGGCCTCGGCCGCGCTCGTGCGCGAGCAACTGCGTGAGACACTTTCAGCGGTGTACGACCTCGAACGGCTGGCCTCGAAAGCCACCTCCGGCTCTGCCGACGCGGGCGACCTGCTCTCGGTGAAACAAACGCTCGCGACGTTGCCAGCGCTGGAGGAGGCGATTGCGGACACCCCACTCGCCGACTCACCGCTCGCGGCAGTGCTCGCTCGTCCGAACCGTGAGGCCGCTGCTGGCCTCCGTGCTGAACTCGAGTCGGCACTGCGGGAGGACCCACCCAAAACCGTGACGCAGGGTGGCATCTTCCGCGCGGGCTACGACGCGGAACTGGACGACCTAGTCGAACGCCATGAGGCGTTGGAAGGCTACTTCGACTCGCTCGCCGACCGCGAGAAACAGGAACACGCGCTCTCTCACGTCAGCGTTGACCGGAACACCACCGACGGCTACTACATTCAGGTGGGTCGGAGTGTCGCCGACCAGGTTCCCGAGCAGTACCGCCACGTCAAGACCCTCAAGAACTCCAAGCGGTTCGTCACCGACGAACTCGAGGAGAAGGAACGCGAGATCATGCGGGTCGAAGAGAGTCGCGGCGACCTGGAGTACGAACTGTTCCAGGACCTTCGCGAACGGGTCGCTGCCGACGCGGAACTCCTCCAGGACGTTGGCCGGGCCGTCGCCGAGGTCGACGCGCTCGCCTCGCTGGCCCACCACGCCGCGAACAACGATTGGACGCGGCCGGAACTCACTGACGGTGACACGCTCCGTATCGAAGCCGGCCGCCACCCCGTCGTGGAGACGACGACGGAGTTCGTCCCCAACGACCTCTATCTGGACCGCGACCGGCGGTTCCTCATCGTGACGGGGCCGAACATGAGCGGGAAATCCACCTACATGCGGCAGGCGGCGCTCATCACACTGCTCGCACAAGCTGGGAGTTTCGTGCCGGCCAGTTCGGCAGAAATCGGCCTCGTCGACGGTATCTACACCCGGGTCGGTGCGCTGGATGAACTCGCACAGGGGCGCTCGACGTTCATGGTGGAGATGCAGGAGCTCTCGAACATCCTCCATTCGGCCACCGAGGACTCGCTGGTGATTCTGGACGAAGTCGGGCGGGGAACCGCCACCTACGACGGCATCAGCATCGCGTGGGCGGCGACGGAGTATCTCCACAACGAGGTGCGGGCCAAGACGCTCTTCGCGACGCATTACCATGAACTCACCACGCTGGCGGACCACCTGGACGGCGTGGCGAACGTCCACATCGCCGTGGACGGCGACCCCGACGCTGAGCGGGACGTGACGTTCCTCCGAACCGTGCGGGACGGGCCGACAGACCGCTCCTACGGGATTCACGTCGCGGACCTCGCGGGCGTCCCACGGCCAGTCGTCGACCGTGCTGATGACGTCCTGGACAAACTCCGCGAGGAGAAGGCTATCGAGGCCCGCGGGCCAGGCAACGCCGGCGGCGCCAGCAAACAGGCCGTCTTTGACCTCTCCTCCGGGAGCTTCGCGAGTGGGGCTGGCAAAACGGACTCCACCGCCGAACCCGCAGCAGATGGGCGCGGGAGCAGCAACAGCCCAGCCACGGAAACGGAACCTGAGCCTGCGATCGACGACGAGACGGAGGCCGTCCTCGCGGAACTGGACGAGACCGATATCACGGCGCTCTCACCGGTGGAGCTGATGGCCCGCGTCGAGGAGTGGCAGTCCCGGCTCGAGTAG
- a CDS encoding NUDIX hydrolase (PFAM: NUDIX hydrolase domain~KEGG: hbo:Hbor_26590 ADP-ribose pyrophosphatase) encodes MNSGDRPTGGRKMSERFAVTQKAVLVGPAPEERILLLENQNGVWELPGGQLVVGEQPDKGLKRAVSEVTGLDVKVGDPVLTTAWTLDNDDGAFAAIYAARSVTEQASLLGGHARAVWMDPEQAIERELNETQRRAIRRATE; translated from the coding sequence ATGAACAGCGGCGACCGTCCGACGGGGGGACGAAAGATGAGTGAGCGCTTCGCCGTGACCCAGAAAGCGGTGCTTGTCGGCCCGGCACCCGAGGAGCGCATCCTCCTGCTCGAGAACCAGAACGGTGTCTGGGAACTCCCCGGCGGCCAGCTCGTCGTCGGCGAGCAGCCCGACAAAGGGCTCAAGCGCGCCGTCAGCGAAGTGACGGGCCTCGACGTGAAAGTTGGCGACCCCGTGCTCACGACAGCGTGGACCCTCGACAACGATGACGGCGCCTTCGCCGCCATCTACGCTGCACGCAGCGTGACCGAGCAGGCCTCGCTGTTGGGCGGCCACGCCCGAGCCGTCTGGATGGACCCCGAACAGGCCATCGAGCGGGAACTGAACGAGACCCAGCGCCGCGCCATCCGGCGGGCGACCGAGTGA
- a CDS encoding Tetratricopeptide TPR_1 repeat-containing protein (PFAM: Tetratricopeptide TPR-1~KEGG: hbo:Hbor_01120 tetratricopeptide hypothetical protein), translated as MSDDPREDHQFSEGQGLPDDFEDFDLDPPELKVDPAKVDPVDSRVLSDLLDERSIPKDKVDAEELLDVGLSYTQINRFEEATTTFERAAKFADDGSLLQQEAWVNKGAAHSELEEYDEAIGAYEEALRIDEDSKHAATAETNLAYALWEFGRSEEALHHAENAVEKDPRFAQAWYNRGFFLLERGLAEDAVDCFDNAQRLGMRNPELLEEKVRALEEVGREEDAEEVRQRAEELREEAEQAMVEEY; from the coding sequence ATGAGCGACGACCCCCGTGAGGACCACCAGTTCTCGGAAGGGCAGGGGCTTCCCGACGATTTCGAGGATTTCGACCTCGACCCGCCGGAGCTGAAAGTCGACCCCGCGAAGGTCGACCCGGTCGACAGCCGCGTGCTTTCGGACCTGCTCGACGAGCGCAGCATTCCCAAAGACAAGGTCGACGCCGAGGAACTCCTCGACGTCGGGCTCTCCTACACCCAGATCAACCGCTTCGAGGAGGCGACGACGACGTTCGAGCGCGCCGCCAAGTTCGCAGACGACGGCAGCCTGCTACAACAGGAGGCGTGGGTGAACAAGGGTGCAGCCCACTCAGAACTTGAAGAGTACGACGAGGCCATCGGCGCCTACGAGGAGGCGCTGCGCATCGACGAGGACTCCAAACACGCCGCCACCGCCGAGACGAATCTGGCCTACGCCCTCTGGGAGTTCGGGCGCAGCGAGGAGGCGCTCCACCACGCCGAGAACGCCGTGGAGAAGGACCCACGGTTCGCCCAGGCCTGGTACAACCGCGGCTTCTTCCTGCTCGAGCGCGGGCTGGCCGAGGACGCAGTGGACTGTTTCGACAACGCCCAGCGCCTGGGGATGCGCAACCCCGAACTGCTGGAGGAGAAGGTCCGCGCGCTCGAGGAAGTCGGGCGCGAGGAGGACGCCGAAGAGGTCCGGCAACGCGCCGAGGAACTGCGCGAGGAGGCCGAGCAGGCGATGGTCGAGGAGTACTGA
- a CDS encoding DNA mismatch repair protein mutL (TIGRFAM: DNA mismatch repair protein, N-terminal~HAMAP: DNA mismatch repair protein mutL~KEGG: hvo:HVO_0551 DNA mismatch repair protein MutL~PFAM: MutL, C-terminal, dimerisation; DNA mismatch repair protein, C-terminal; ATP-binding region, ATPase-like), with the protein MGGEHTADNTEADGPRIRSLDEATVQRIAAGEVVERPASVVKELVENAIDADASRVSVAAERGGKDGIRVRDDGVGMTEAELDLAVRDHHTSKIGDISDLEAGVGTLGFRGEALAAIGAVSRMTVRSKPRGGELGHELTVAGGDIGTAAPAGCPAGTVVEIEDLFYNVPARRKFLKTDSTEFDHVNTVVTQYALANPDVAVSLEHDDRELFATEGNGDLTSTVLSVYGRAVAEAMVEVEWQAEGAVSADAGEVDGPVVTVSGLVSHPETTRAGREYLSTFVNDRYVTATALREAVLDAYGGQLASDRYPFAVLFVEVDPKTVDVNVHPRKMEVRFDDEGGVKDAVEGAVTEALLDHGLVRRSAPRGRSQADETHVEPERNGGESGETPRGGMRTTDDEEVVGGANTRHERASGADERRKSRQKSSKTRTQSGLGSNGAAESDTETDTGGSAAGESLDSWGSEEETGTEETTKSSSTSTSARSTAASTDDEDWSVDLSGGSKSATNAESSSEPPSTETDAESERSTPSTAPSRAESRSFDTPTQRALSGGTAETGGEYDSLPAMRVLGQLDDTYVVAETDGGLVLIDQHAADERVNYERLQRGFADGMTSQALAAPVALELTAREAELFTSHIDALSELGFAAEQVDGRAVEVTAVPAVFDTALDPELLQDVLGAFVAGDAAEALEDVADELLADLACYPSVTGNTSLTEGSVSALLAALDDCANPYACPHGRPVIIEISDDEIGERFERDYPGHGGRRRE; encoded by the coding sequence ATGGGCGGTGAACACACAGCCGACAATACAGAAGCGGACGGTCCGAGAATCAGGTCACTCGACGAGGCGACGGTCCAGCGCATCGCCGCCGGCGAGGTGGTCGAGCGCCCCGCCTCAGTCGTGAAGGAACTGGTCGAGAACGCCATCGACGCCGACGCCTCGCGAGTCTCGGTCGCCGCCGAGCGCGGCGGCAAGGACGGTATCAGGGTCCGAGACGACGGCGTCGGGATGACCGAAGCCGAACTGGACCTCGCGGTCCGGGACCACCACACCTCGAAGATCGGGGATATCTCCGACCTCGAAGCCGGCGTTGGAACGCTCGGCTTCCGCGGCGAGGCGCTGGCGGCCATCGGCGCGGTCTCGCGGATGACGGTCCGCTCGAAACCCCGAGGGGGCGAACTGGGACACGAACTCACGGTTGCCGGCGGCGATATCGGGACGGCGGCGCCTGCTGGCTGCCCTGCCGGCACGGTGGTCGAGATTGAGGACCTGTTCTACAACGTCCCCGCACGACGGAAGTTCCTCAAGACCGATTCCACGGAGTTCGACCACGTCAACACCGTTGTCACGCAGTACGCCCTCGCCAACCCCGACGTGGCCGTCTCCCTGGAGCACGACGACCGGGAACTGTTTGCCACGGAGGGCAACGGCGACCTGACCTCGACAGTACTCTCGGTGTACGGCCGAGCGGTCGCGGAGGCGATGGTCGAGGTGGAGTGGCAGGCTGAAGGTGCCGTTAGCGCGGACGCCGGCGAGGTCGACGGCCCTGTCGTGACCGTCTCTGGGCTGGTCTCCCACCCCGAGACCACCCGAGCCGGCCGGGAGTATCTCTCGACGTTCGTCAACGACCGCTACGTCACCGCGACGGCACTCAGAGAGGCCGTACTCGACGCTTACGGCGGCCAGTTAGCCAGCGACCGCTACCCCTTCGCAGTGCTGTTCGTGGAAGTCGACCCCAAAACCGTCGACGTGAACGTCCACCCCCGGAAGATGGAGGTGCGCTTCGACGACGAGGGTGGCGTGAAAGACGCTGTCGAGGGCGCGGTGACGGAGGCGTTGCTCGACCACGGACTGGTCCGACGCTCGGCCCCGCGCGGGCGCTCGCAGGCAGACGAGACCCATGTCGAGCCGGAGCGAAACGGCGGAGAGAGCGGAGAGACGCCACGCGGTGGGATGCGGACCACCGACGACGAGGAGGTGGTCGGGGGCGCGAACACCCGGCACGAGCGCGCGAGTGGCGCCGACGAACGCCGGAAATCGCGCCAGAAGAGCAGCAAGACACGGACGCAGTCGGGGCTCGGGAGCAACGGCGCCGCAGAGTCGGATACGGAGACGGATACCGGCGGCTCCGCAGCGGGCGAATCACTCGATAGCTGGGGGAGCGAAGAGGAGACGGGCACAGAGGAGACGACCAAATCGTCGTCAACGTCTACTTCCGCCCGGAGCACAGCCGCCAGCACCGACGACGAGGACTGGTCGGTTGACCTCTCAGGTGGCTCGAAATCGGCGACGAATGCAGAATCATCGTCGGAACCACCCAGTACGGAAACAGACGCTGAGAGCGAGCGGTCGACACCATCCACGGCACCCTCCAGAGCCGAGAGCCGTTCGTTCGACACTCCCACCCAGCGAGCGCTTAGTGGCGGCACAGCCGAGACCGGTGGGGAGTATGACTCTCTGCCGGCGATGCGGGTGCTCGGCCAGCTCGACGACACCTACGTCGTCGCTGAAACCGACGGCGGGTTGGTGCTCATCGACCAGCACGCCGCCGACGAGCGCGTGAACTATGAGCGGCTCCAGCGGGGGTTCGCCGACGGGATGACGAGTCAAGCACTGGCGGCGCCGGTGGCGCTCGAACTCACGGCCCGCGAGGCCGAACTGTTCACGAGCCACATCGACGCGCTGTCTGAGCTCGGGTTCGCAGCAGAACAGGTGGACGGCCGAGCAGTGGAGGTGACGGCGGTGCCAGCGGTGTTCGACACTGCGCTCGACCCCGAACTCCTGCAGGACGTGCTGGGGGCGTTCGTCGCCGGTGACGCCGCCGAGGCCCTCGAGGACGTGGCCGACGAACTGCTCGCGGATCTCGCGTGCTACCCCTCCGTTACTGGCAACACCTCGCTGACGGAGGGGTCGGTGAGCGCGCTGCTGGCAGCGCTGGACGACTGTGCGAACCCCTACGCCTGCCCGCACGGCCGGCCGGTAATCATTGAGATTTCTGACGACGAAATCGGCGAGCGGTTCGAGCGGGACTATCCGGGGCACGGTGGGCGGCGTCGGGAGTAA
- a CDS encoding hypothetical protein (KEGG: hbo:Hbor_14080 hypothetical protein) produces the protein MIDAQQAIEIFIFSVRDGFVQVSAFVAVTVLLFSYIQYRTGGRLITALEENERYQPLVGGLLGLTPGCGGAIVAMPLYIRGTVSFGTVVAALGATAGDSAFVILALAPEAAIYAYGLAFISAVSFGYAIDWWGLGVGRVDRAVAKMGRPLTDGGFATTSVANGGPSVTDYEGAACAHDHGKPEGAKNSVMTTVSHGVHVLWWFVAAAGLIAGVEYLRRGAPDVPLEFGLTFAAVFTVAGLLGTVASFYLHFVGRRFIGEGEAGRVREEFANAYETFQHAAMETSMVTVWVIAAYLLYEYSVVIFAIDIGGLAAAAGVLAPIGGALLGLIPGCAPQIIFAGVYAEGGIPFSALTANAISQDGDALFPLLAIDPKAAMVASIYTTIPALIVGVLVHYFWPFAQFGFGVVG, from the coding sequence ATGATCGACGCCCAGCAGGCTATCGAGATCTTCATCTTCTCCGTCCGCGACGGCTTCGTGCAGGTCAGTGCGTTCGTCGCGGTCACGGTGTTGCTGTTCAGCTACATCCAGTATCGCACCGGCGGCCGCCTCATCACCGCACTCGAAGAGAACGAACGCTACCAGCCGCTCGTCGGCGGCCTGCTCGGCCTGACGCCGGGCTGTGGCGGGGCCATCGTCGCGATGCCGCTCTACATCCGCGGCACCGTCAGCTTCGGCACGGTCGTCGCCGCGCTGGGCGCGACTGCCGGAGACTCCGCGTTCGTCATCCTCGCGCTCGCGCCGGAAGCCGCCATCTACGCCTACGGACTGGCGTTCATCTCGGCGGTGTCGTTCGGCTACGCCATCGACTGGTGGGGGCTCGGCGTCGGCCGAGTCGACCGCGCGGTCGCGAAAATGGGTCGGCCACTCACTGACGGCGGCTTCGCCACGACCAGTGTGGCCAATGGCGGGCCGAGTGTCACCGATTACGAGGGTGCAGCGTGTGCCCACGACCACGGCAAGCCAGAGGGTGCCAAGAACAGCGTCATGACGACTGTCAGCCACGGCGTCCACGTGCTCTGGTGGTTCGTCGCCGCTGCCGGCCTCATCGCCGGCGTGGAGTATCTTCGGCGCGGGGCCCCGGATGTGCCGCTGGAGTTCGGCCTGACCTTCGCGGCGGTGTTCACCGTTGCCGGGCTTCTCGGGACGGTTGCCTCGTTCTACCTCCACTTCGTCGGCCGACGCTTCATCGGCGAGGGGGAGGCCGGGCGGGTGCGAGAGGAGTTCGCGAACGCCTACGAGACGTTCCAGCACGCCGCGATGGAGACCAGCATGGTCACGGTCTGGGTCATCGCAGCCTACCTGCTCTATGAGTACAGCGTCGTGATCTTCGCAATCGATATCGGCGGGCTCGCGGCGGCAGCGGGCGTCCTCGCCCCCATCGGCGGTGCGCTGCTGGGGCTGATTCCCGGCTGTGCGCCTCAGATTATCTTCGCCGGCGTCTATGCGGAGGGCGGCATCCCGTTCTCGGCGCTGACGGCCAACGCCATTAGCCAGGACGGTGACGCACTGTTCCCGCTGCTGGCCATCGACCCGAAGGCGGCGATGGTCGCCAGTATCTACACCACGATTCCCGCACTCATCGTCGGGGTCCTCGTGCACTACTTCTGGCCGTTCGCCCAGTTCGGCTTCGGGGTTGTGGGCTGA
- a CDS encoding cysteine desulfurase, SufS subfamily (TIGRFAM: Cysteine desulfurase, SufS~KEGG: hbo:Hbor_01140 cysteine desulfurase~PFAM: Aminotransferase, class V/Cysteine desulfurase), with protein MATHDAPALDVDAIREDFPILERKIGGDVTTPGPDEGDDTPLYYLDNAATSHTPKQVVEAMTEYYYQYNSNVHRGIHSLSQEASVAYEEAHDRAGEFIGTDKREEVVFTKNTTEAFNLIAYTWGLSQLEAGQNIVTTQMEHHASLVSWQQLCEKQGAEVRYVEIDDDGRLDMEDLRANVDDDTAMVSAVHVSNTLGTVNPVSEITDIAHEHGSLSFIDGAQAVPTRPVDVKAIDADFYAFSGHKMLGPTGIGVLYGKEHLLEELPPFLVGGSMIRRVKFEGTTWEDLPWKFEAGTPPIAEAVGLTAAIDYLEDIGMEAVQRHEEKLAAYAYDRLSAFEDIEIYGPKTDRGGLVSFNLGGVHAHDLSSILDDHGVAVRAGDHCTQPLHDILDIPASTRASFYLYNTEAEIDELIEGVDTARKLFA; from the coding sequence ATGGCTACCCACGACGCGCCGGCGCTCGACGTCGACGCCATCCGCGAGGATTTCCCCATCCTCGAGCGGAAGATCGGCGGCGACGTAACCACCCCCGGCCCCGACGAAGGCGACGATACCCCCCTCTACTACCTCGATAACGCCGCGACCAGCCACACCCCCAAACAGGTCGTCGAGGCGATGACGGAGTACTACTACCAGTACAACTCCAACGTCCATCGCGGCATCCACAGCCTGAGCCAGGAGGCTTCCGTCGCCTACGAGGAGGCCCACGACCGCGCCGGCGAGTTCATCGGCACGGACAAGCGCGAGGAAGTGGTGTTCACCAAGAACACCACCGAGGCGTTCAATCTCATCGCCTACACCTGGGGGCTCTCCCAGCTCGAAGCGGGACAGAACATCGTCACCACGCAGATGGAGCACCACGCCTCCCTCGTCAGCTGGCAACAGCTCTGTGAGAAGCAGGGCGCGGAGGTCCGCTACGTCGAAATCGACGACGATGGCCGACTCGACATGGAGGACTTGCGGGCGAACGTCGACGACGACACCGCGATGGTGAGCGCCGTCCACGTCTCCAACACGCTCGGCACCGTCAACCCTGTGAGTGAGATAACCGATATCGCCCACGAGCACGGGTCGCTCTCCTTTATCGACGGCGCGCAAGCCGTTCCGACCCGGCCCGTCGACGTGAAGGCCATCGACGCCGACTTCTACGCCTTCTCGGGCCACAAGATGCTGGGCCCAACGGGTATCGGCGTGCTCTACGGCAAGGAACACCTCCTCGAGGAGCTCCCGCCGTTCCTCGTTGGCGGTTCGATGATTCGTCGCGTCAAGTTCGAGGGGACGACGTGGGAGGATTTGCCCTGGAAGTTCGAGGCAGGCACGCCGCCCATCGCCGAGGCAGTCGGCCTCACCGCCGCCATCGACTATCTCGAGGATATCGGGATGGAGGCGGTCCAGCGCCACGAGGAGAAGCTGGCTGCCTACGCCTACGACCGGCTGAGTGCGTTCGAGGATATCGAAATCTACGGCCCTAAGACCGACCGCGGCGGGCTGGTGAGTTTCAACCTCGGCGGTGTCCACGCCCACGACCTCTCCTCGATTCTGGACGACCACGGGGTGGCCGTCCGCGCGGGCGACCACTGTACCCAGCCCCTGCACGATATTCTCGACATCCCCGCCTCAACGCGGGCGTCGTTCTACCTCTACAACACCGAGGCCGAAATCGACGAGCTGATCGAGGGCGTCGACACCGCCCGGAAGCTGTTCGCCTGA
- a CDS encoding SUF system FeS assembly protein, NifU family (KEGG: hla:Hlac_2247 SUF system FeS assembly protein, NifU family~TIGRFAM: SUF system FeS cluster assembly, SufU scaffold~PFAM: NIF system FeS cluster assembly, NifU, N-terminal), which produces MSGSDMYRQQILDHYKNPRNYGELPDPDFSHVGENPSCGDTIQVDVMLADDDETIEHIAFKGDGCAISQAAASLLTEKLPGTSIEELYAMDTDDIVDMLGVEISPMRIKCAVLARQVAQDGAKLYRGEIDEKDRTITEE; this is translated from the coding sequence ATGAGTGGCTCGGACATGTACCGCCAGCAGATTCTCGACCACTACAAGAACCCCCGGAACTACGGGGAGCTCCCCGACCCCGATTTCTCCCACGTCGGGGAGAACCCCTCCTGTGGGGACACCATCCAAGTGGACGTGATGCTGGCCGACGACGACGAGACCATCGAACACATCGCCTTCAAAGGCGACGGCTGTGCCATCTCCCAGGCTGCAGCGTCACTGCTGACCGAGAAGCTCCCCGGTACGAGTATCGAGGAGCTGTACGCCATGGACACCGACGATATTGTCGACATGCTGGGCGTCGAGATATCGCCGATGCGCATCAAGTGTGCGGTGCTCGCCCGACAGGTGGCCCAAGACGGCGCCAAACTCTACCGCGGCGAAATCGACGAGAAGGACCGCACCATCACTGAGGAGTAG
- a CDS encoding protein of unknown function DUF424 (PFAM: Protein of unknown function DUF424~KEGG: hbo:Hbor_01130 hypothetical protein), translated as MLLRERETERGLLVSVCDDGLIGETFENGQLSITVNESFYGGDDAETVDADGVVAGLERASIANLVGEECVGIAVDAALIDEHAVIDVGGTRHAQLLRLR; from the coding sequence ATGCTCCTGCGCGAGCGCGAGACCGAACGCGGCCTGTTGGTCTCGGTCTGTGATGATGGGCTCATCGGCGAGACGTTCGAAAACGGCCAGCTCTCGATTACCGTGAACGAGTCGTTCTACGGTGGCGACGACGCCGAGACTGTTGATGCGGACGGGGTCGTCGCGGGGCTCGAACGGGCGAGTATCGCGAATTTGGTTGGGGAGGAGTGTGTCGGGATTGCGGTGGACGCTGCCCTCATCGATGAGCACGCGGTCATCGACGTGGGCGGGACCCGTCACGCGCAGTTGCTCCGATTACGGTAG